A region of Drosophila suzukii chromosome 2L, CBGP_Dsuzu_IsoJpt1.0, whole genome shotgun sequence DNA encodes the following proteins:
- the PpD6 gene encoding serine/threonine-protein phosphatase PP1-gamma catalytic subunit produces MMTTWTTQDRKVIQNPDISREDPSGDEGYTDTERENFVLNLSDLILRLKNFRRSKQQRLPLIEAEVSKLCSLAREHFLNEPMLLDVSAPVRVVGDIHGQYIDLLKILDHCGYPPNTNYLFLGDYVDRGKNSVETITMLLALRVKYPKHVHLLRGNHECQSVNRVYGFFDECKRRYTVKLWKTFVDCYNCMPVAATISHRIFCCHGGLSPQLKDLSDIDSLSRPTEIPETGLLCDLLWSDPDRYGFGWTPSDRGVSYLYGRDVLEKFLQKHDFDLVCRAHQVVEDGYEFFAKRQLVTVFSAPNYCGMYDNAGASMGVDKDLVISFDVQRPDNRKAVLRKVSISPAN; encoded by the coding sequence ATGATGACCACATGGACAACGCAGGATAGAAAAGTGATTCAGAACCCAGATATCAGCAGGGAGGATCCTTCGGGTGACGAAGGTTATACGGATACTGAGAGAGAGAACTTTGTGCTCAATTTGAGTGACTTGATCCTTCGGCTGAAGAACTTCCGGCGCAGCAAGCAGCAAAGACTTCCGCTAATCGAGGCGGAAGTGAGCAAACTTTGCAGCCTGGCACGTGAACATTTCCTCAATGAACCCATGTTACTGGATGTTTCGGCACCCGTTAGGGTCGTTGGCGACATACATGGCCAGTATATTGACCTCCTAAAGATCCTCGACCACTGTGGCTATCCGCCGAACACAAACTACCTATTTCTTGGGGATTACGTGGATAGGGGAAAGAATTCCGTGGAAACGATCACCATGCTTTTGGCCCTGCGGGTCAAGTATCCCAAGCATGTGCATCTATTACGGGGAAACCATGAATGCCAATCGGTTAATCGGGTTTATGGATTTTTCGATGAGTGTAAACGACGCTATACGGTGAAACTGTGGAAGACCTTTGTCGATTGCTACAATTGTATGCCAGTTGCAGCTACAATTTCACATCGCATTTTCTGCTGCCATGGGGGTTTGAGTCCCCAACTAAAGGATCTTAGCGATATCGACTCGCTCAGCCGTCCAACCGAAATCCCAGAGACAGGTCTGCTGTGTGACCTGCTCTGGAGTGATCCAGATCGCTATGGTTTCGGTTGGACGCCGAGCGATCGGGGTGTTAGCTACCTCTACGGACGCGATGTTCTGGAAAAGTTTCTCCAGAAGCACGATTTCGATCTGGTATGCCGGGCCCATCAGGTCGTCGAGGATGGTTATGAGTTCTTTGCCAAACGGCAGTTGGTCACAGTCTTCTCGGCCCCGAACTACTGTGGGATGTACGACAATGCTGGGGCTTCGATGGGCGTTGACAAGGATCTGGTTATCTCTTTTGATGTACAGCGGCCCGATAATCGAAAAGCCGTTCTGAGGAAGGTGAGCATTTCACCAGCAAATTGA